The genomic region CTGGTTCTCCCGCAACAGCAGCTTCGACCCGGCGCAGGGCTACTCCCCGCCGGACGAGAGCGCGCCGGCCCTGATCAATGTTGCCCCGTTGAGCGTCGCGGGGCGTTTGCGTGAGGGACTGTTCGCGGACCACACCGTGATCCTGACCTCGGCCACGCTGGCCATCGGAGCGGCATTCGAGCCTGCCGCCGGAGGCCTCGGCCTCGTCGGCAGCGGTGCCCCGAGCTGGACCGGCGTCGACGTGGGATCCCCCTTCGACTATCCCAAGCAGGGCATCCTCTACGTCGCCCGGCACTTGCCCAAGCCCGGCCGCGGGACATCCCCCGAGGCCTTGGACGAACTCGAGAAGCTGATCCGCGCCTCGGGCGGCGGTGCCCTGTGCCTGTTTTCTTCGCGGCGTGCGGCGGAGGAGGCGGCCGAGGCCATGCGGCCCCGGCTGGACGTCAGCATCCTGTGCCAGGGGGAGTCGAGCATGACGGCGCTCGTGCGGCAGTTCGCAGATGAGCCGGACACGTGCTTGTTCGGCACTATGTCACTGTGGCAGGGCGTGGACGTTCCCGGGGTGTCCTGCCGCCTGGTGGTCATTGACCGGATTCCGTTCCCCCGGCCGGATGATCCGCTCATGACGGCACGCTCTCGGGCAGTGGCCCAGGCCGGCGGCAACGGCTTCATGTCCGTCTCGGCGACGCACGCCGCGATCCGCCTCGCGCAGGGGGCCGGACGGCTGATCCGCTCGACGTCGGACAAGGGTGTTGTGGCGGTGCTGGATTCGCGGCTGTCCACGGAGCGCTACGGCGGATTCCTCCGCGCAGCGCTTCCGCCCTTCTGGCCCACCACCGACCCTGCGATAGCCGTGGCCGCCCTGCAGCGCCTCGCGAAGGACTCCGGCCAGGACTAGAACTCCGGCGGGGCCGGAGTCAGGACCGGGCCTCGCGAAGGACTCCGGCCAGGACTAGAACTCCGGCCAGGACTAGGACTCCGGCGGGGCCGGAGTCAGGACCGGGGCCGGCACTAGGGCAGGGCCGGGGGCCGGAGCACCCGGATCGGCCATGTGGTCCGTGGTGGCTGCAGGGAGTGTGGTGGCTACAGGGAGCGGAGTACCGAGACGACCTTGCCCATGATCACGGCGTGATCGCCGAGGATGGGCTCGTACTGGGTGTTCTGCGGCAGCAGCCAGGTGTGGCCGTCGCGCTGGCGGAACGTCTTGACCGTGGCCTCGTCATCGAGCAGGGCGGCAACGATGTCACCGTTCACGGCGTCGCCCTGGCGGCGGACAACCACCCAGTCGCCGTCGCAGATGGCGGCATCGATCATCGAGTCGCCGGCCACCTTGAGCATGAAGAGTTCGCCGTGGCCCACGAGCTGGCGCGGCAGGGGCATGACGTCCTCCACCACCTGGTCGGCGAGGATTGGCCCGCCGGCCGCGATGCGTCCGACGAACGGCACCATGGCCGTGTCGGTGGCGCTGGCGAGTTCGGTGACGGAGAGGCCGCCGACGGCGCGGAGGCCGCTCGACTTCTCGACTCCCGAAATGGATGTGGTCCCCTCATCCAGGGTCAGTGGCATGAGCACTTCCATGGCCCGCGGGCGCTTGGGGTCGCGGCGCAGGTAGCCAAGTTTTTCAAGCTGGGAGAGCTGGTGGGTCACACTCGACAGGCTGGCGAGTCCGACCGTGTCGCCGATTTCCCGCATGGACGGCGGGTAGCCGTTGTCCGTGACGGAGCGCTGGATGGTCTCCAGGATTTTCTTCTGCCGGACGGTGAGGCTCTTGGGGGTCCGTGCGGGCTGGGCGCTCCGTGAGGTGGCCCTGCCGCCGGTGGCTTGAGTTGCCATGTTCGCCAACGCCTTTCCGTTCCACCCGGTGGCCGTGGCTGCTGCCGCCGGGAACTTCCGGCCTGAAATGTCAGACCCTCCTGATCAACTGCCTATGAACGAGTTCACAGTGGTTGTTCCTTCCCTCAAAAGTAGGCCAGCCGGAGAGCTTTTTCAAACATTTGTTCTAGCGAGTCTCGACATCGTTCGTTACTAAGTGCTAAAACAGAACAAGCAACATTCGAATATGTGTTCGATACGAAGTTTCACTTACTGACTGCACAGTTCGGTTCTATGTTCGAAGGTTTGGCCGGTTGGCGGCGAGTACGTGGAGTACGCCGGGCGGCACCGTATGGTCCAGGAGGGCTCAGTTCATGTCAGCAGCAAGCGCGTTTCACGGCACTTTTGTTCACGGCGTCACGGAACAGCACGGCAATGCACGTCGTTACGGGGCCGCGTCTTCCGCCGCCCGGTCGCAGCAGGTGCGGCAGCCAAAGCAGCCGCCGATGCGGCTCACGCGGCGTGGGCGCTTCGTCTTCTTCGGCGTCCCGCTGATCCTGCTGGCGGCGTTCATCCTGTCGTTTAGCGGGTTCCTCAACGCTCCCGCGAAGGCGGCGGATTCGGCGGACCAGCTCTCCGTGACACCCACCGTTTCCGTGACGGTGCAGCCGGGGGAGTCGCTCTGGGCCATTGCGGGGTCTGTGGCACCCGAGCGCGATCCCCGCGACGTCGTGGCCGACATCGTGCAGCTGAACAATCTCGATGCTGCGCGCGTGATGCCGGGCCAGCAGCTGTTTGTCCCGTCCAAATAGCATCCCGTAAGTACTGCCGCAGGCGTCACAGTTTCAGGGCCCGTCGAGCTACCACTTAAACTGGTCACGTGACTGACCAGCTTGAGCGCCTCAACCGACTGCCCCTTCGAACCAATCTCCGCGGCCTGCGGCCTTATGGCGCGCCCCAGCTGGACGTCCCCATCCTGCTCAACGTCAACGAGAACACTCACGGGGTTCCGGCCGATGTCCGCGCGGCCATTACTGAAGCAGTCAGCGCGGCCGCTGCCGGCCTGAACCGGTACCCGGACCGCGAGTTCACGCAATTGCGTGAAGCCCTCGCCGAGTACCTCGGCCACGGTCTCGACGCGGAGAACATCTGGGCCGCGAACGGTTCCAACGAGGTCCTCCAGCAAATCCTCCAGGCATTCGGCGGCCCCGGCCGGACCGCTCTCGGTTTCCCTCCCACCTACTCGATGTACCCGCTGCTGGCCTCCGGCACG from Arthrobacter sp. NicSoilB8 harbors:
- the lexA gene encoding transcriptional repressor LexA is translated as MATQATGGRATSRSAQPARTPKSLTVRQKKILETIQRSVTDNGYPPSMREIGDTVGLASLSSVTHQLSQLEKLGYLRRDPKRPRAMEVLMPLTLDEGTTSISGVEKSSGLRAVGGLSVTELASATDTAMVPFVGRIAAGGPILADQVVEDVMPLPRQLVGHGELFMLKVAGDSMIDAAICDGDWVVVRRQGDAVNGDIVAALLDDEATVKTFRQRDGHTWLLPQNTQYEPILGDHAVIMGKVVSVLRSL
- a CDS encoding LysM peptidoglycan-binding domain-containing protein; translated protein: MRLTRRGRFVFFGVPLILLAAFILSFSGFLNAPAKAADSADQLSVTPTVSVTVQPGESLWAIAGSVAPERDPRDVVADIVQLNNLDAARVMPGQQLFVPSK